GCAGACCTTGCCGAGATCAGGCGAGCCGATCTCCTCGCCCATCTCGACGATGAATTTCGCATTGAAGCCGAGCTTGCCGCCACGGGCCTCGCGCACGGCGCGGAGCGCGGCCATGTTGATGCTGTGCTGGCCCTTGTTATCGGCGGTACCGCGGCCATAGAGGCGAATGCCTGATGTCGTCGTACGCCAGGGATCGCGGCCCTCGCGCCATTCGCCCTCCATGCCGTCGACGACGTCGCCATGGCCGTAGATCAGCACGGTCGGCAGCGACGCGCTTTCTTGATGCTCGGCAAACAGGAACGGCGACTTGCCGCTCGGGGATTCCACGATGCGGCTGGTGAAATCGAGCGCGGCAAAGGCCGGCACCATCTCCTGCTCCAGATAGGCGCGCAGCTCGGGGCCGCGCGAGGCATTCTGGCTTTCGGTCTTGTAGGCGACGCGGCGGTCGAGTTCGGCGAGGAACGCGCCGGATTTGAAGTCGTCCCGGGCGCGGGCGATGGCGTCGGCTCTGGTCATCAGTCTCGTCTTCAACGTCCTGGAACGAGGCAGCGTAGCGGAGTACGCGGGCACTCGAAAGTGGCGGGGACTTGCGATTTCGTTCTTGCTCTCTTGAGCCTGGCTTGCCAAGGACGGGCGTGCCGCCGGTTTTGGCCTTGCCGAGCGCAAGCCTTTCTATCCTCGGTCCTTCTATTCTTGGCCCTTGCCAAGGGCCAATTATATGCAAGAACTTCGCCAAGTTGGGGCGCACGTCTATCATTCAAAGAGCGCTCAGTACAGGGCGCCGGGGGACCAGCATGGCCAAAGAGATCAGGCTCAACGCATTTGCGATGAATTGCGTCGCGCATCAATCACCGGGCCTGTGGACCCATCCGCGCGACCGCACCGCCGAATATAACCGCCTGCCCTACTGGATCGATCTCGCCAAAACGCTGGAACGCGGCCGTTTCGACGGGTTGTTCCTGGCCGACGTGCTCGGCGTCTACGATGTCTACGGCAATAGCCCTGACGCAGCCTTGCGCAATGCAGCACAAACGCCGTCGAACGAGCCGCTGCTGCTGCTCTCGGCCATGGCGGCGGTGACCAAAAATCTCGGCTTCGGCGTCACCAGCAATCTCTCCTTCGAGCCGCCCTACCCGTTCGCGCGGCGGATGTCGACGCTCGATCATCTCACCGAGGGGCGGATCGGCTGGAACGTCGTCACCGGCTATCTCGACAGCGCCGCACGCGGCGCCGGCAAGGACAAGCAGACCGGGCACGACGACCGCTACGATATCGCCGACGACTATATGGAAGTGGTCTACAAGCTGTGGGAAGGCAGCTGGGAGGACGACGCCGTGCTGCGCGATCGCAAGCGCGGCATCTTCACCGATCCAAGCAAGGTTCACCGCATCAATCATGACAGCGCGAACTACCGCATCAACAACACCATTCATCTGAGCGAGCCGTCGCCCCAGCGCACGCCCGTGCTGTACCAGGCCGGCACCTCGCCGCGGGGCCGGCAATTCGCGGCCAAGCACGCCGAATGCGTGTTCATGTCGGGCCCCTCGGCCAAGATCATCGCGCCGCGCGTCGCCGCGATCCGCGAGGAAGCCGCCAAGATCGGCCGCAACCCGGCCGAGATCCTGATGTTCAACATGATGACGATCATCCTCGGCAAAACCGAAGCTGAAGCTGCGGCGAAATATGCCGACTACCGCTCGCACATCAATCCGGAAGGCGCGCTCGCCTT
This genomic interval from Bradyrhizobium guangzhouense contains the following:
- a CDS encoding LLM class flavin-dependent oxidoreductase, which produces MAKEIRLNAFAMNCVAHQSPGLWTHPRDRTAEYNRLPYWIDLAKTLERGRFDGLFLADVLGVYDVYGNSPDAALRNAAQTPSNEPLLLLSAMAAVTKNLGFGVTSNLSFEPPYPFARRMSTLDHLTEGRIGWNVVTGYLDSAARGAGKDKQTGHDDRYDIADDYMEVVYKLWEGSWEDDAVLRDRKRGIFTDPSKVHRINHDSANYRINNTIHLSEPSPQRTPVLYQAGTSPRGRQFAAKHAECVFMSGPSAKIIAPRVAAIREEAAKIGRNPAEILMFNMMTIILGKTEAEAAAKYADYRSHINPEGALALMSGWTGIDFSGYELDQQVRHVQNDAGRSALDNVTRGDPDRIWTVRDVIEHVGIGGAGPVVVGTPESVADKIEDWFEKTDVDGLNVAFAISPGDFEDISDMLVPELTRRGRYKPEYAKGTLREKLFGDGRARLDAPHPAATYRVGKKG